The Ficedula albicollis isolate OC2 unplaced genomic scaffold, FicAlb1.5 N00694, whole genome shotgun sequence genomic interval NNNNNNNNNNNNNNNNNNNNNNNNNNNNNNNNNNNNNNNNNNNNNNNNNNNNNNNNNNNNNNNNNNNNNNNNNNNNNNNNNNNNNNNNNNNNNNNNNNNNNNNNNNNNNNNNNNNNNNNNNNNNNNNNNNNNNNNNNNNNNNNNNNNNNNNNNNNNNNNNNNNNNNNNNNNNNNNNNNNNNNNNNNNNNNNNNNNNNNNNNNNNNNNNNNNNNNNNNNNNNNNNNNNNNNNNNNNNNNNNNNNNNNNNNNNNNNNNNNNNNNNNNNNNNNNNNNNNNNNNNNNNNNNNNNNNNNNNNNNNNNNNNNNNNNNNNNNNNNNNNNNNNNNNNNNNNNNNNNNNNNNNNNNNNNNNNNNNNNNNNNNNNNNNNNNNNNNNNNNNNNNNNNNNNNNNNNNNNNNNNNNNNNNNNNNNNNNNNNNNNNNNNNNNNNNNNNNNNNNNNNNNNNNNNNNNNNNNNNNNNNNNNNNNNNNNNNNNNNNNNNNNNNNNNNNNNNNNNNNNNNNNNNNNNNNNNNNNNNNNNNNNNNNNNNNNNNNNNNNNNNNNNNNNNNNNNNNNNNNNNNNNNNNNNNNNNNNNNNNNNNNNNNNNNNNNNNNNNNNNNNNNNNNNNNNNNNNNNNNNNNNNNNNNNNNNNNNNNNNNNNNNNNNNNNNNNNNNNNNNNNNNNNNNNNNNNNNNNNNNNNNTCCTTCGAGCGAGCAGCGCACTTCACCGTTGGCCCCCGAGTCGCGGTCCTGCACGTGCAGCAGGGCCACCACCGTTCCCGACGGGGCGTCCTCAGAGATCTCAGTCAGGGCTGACGACACTGTCAATTCAGGTGTGTTGTCGTTGACGTCTGTCACGGTGATCGTCAGTTTGGCAGTGTCGAAAAGACCCCCGCCGTCCCGTGCCTGCACCTCCAGTTCATAACAGTCATCCTTCTCGAAGTCCAGGCTCTGCAACAAACTGATCGCTCCTCTACTGATATCCAGCTGGTAAAGCTGCGagattttttctgttgttttctttaacGAGTATTTCACTTGTCCATTCAGACCTTCATCTGCGTCAGTGGCTGTAATGGTGACGATTTCCCGTACAGTCCCTCGTCTGTGTCGGTGGCCGTGACGGTGACGAGAGTGGAGCCCACGGGCACGTCCTCGGGCACACGCACCGTGTACTCCGCCTGGCTGAACACGGGCGCGTTGTCGTTCGCGTCCAGCACCGTCACTCGGATCCGAGCCGTGCCCGTCCGTGCCGGATCGCCGCCGTCCATCGCCCTCAGCACCAGCTCGTGAAACGCCGCCTCCTCCCGGTCCAGCGCCTTCGCCAGCACCAGCTCGGGACGCTGATCGCCGCCGGGGCCCGCCTGCACGGCCAGCGAGAAGTGCTCGTCATCGCTCAGCTCGtagctctgcagggaattccGGCCCGAGTCAGGATCGTGAGCGTCGGGTAGAGGAAACCGCGATCCCGGGGCTGCCGTTTCGATAATTTTCATCACTGTTTCAGTATCTCGGAAGCTGGGTGCGTTGTCGTTTATATCCGTGATTTCCACTTGGATTCCGTAAACCTCCATCTGTCCCTCCACTATCAGCTCACAGCCCAGCATGCATTGCTGAACACTCTcgcacagctgctctctgtcgATCCTCTCCGCCGTCACTAAATGTCCCgtcttcccccccccccccccccccccccccccccccccccccccccccccccccccccccccccccccccccccccccccccccccccccccccccccccccccccccccccccccccccccccccccccccccccccccccccccccgcacgctcgcacagctgctctctgtcgATCCTTTCGGCCGTCACTAAGTGTCCCGTCTTCCCGTGTAGAGCGAAATACTGTGTCCGATCTCTTTCTACTAAGCGAAAGCCACGATCGCTGAGCGCCGGCAGctgcacccccaggtccttGGCCACGTCGCCCACGAACGAGAGCCACGATCGCTGAGCGccggcagctgcagccccaggtccttGGCCACGTCGCCCACGAACGAGCCCTTGGGCATCTCCTCGGGCACCGAGTAGCGCAGCTGCCCCCACGCCGCCTCCCACGCCGCCAGCAGCATCGCCCAGAGCAGAGCTCGCTGACTCCGGTCCCAGCGTCTCCCCGCCGCGCACATCTCCGCCGCTTCACCGCACCAAGGGCGCCTGTTCCCCGCCTCCGACTACCGATCCGCCTCCTTCTTCAACTCAGACCCCAGCTCAG includes:
- the LOC101813938 gene encoding protocadherin gamma-A12-like, giving the protein MCAAGRRWDRSQRALLWAMLLAAWEAAWGQLRYSVPEEMPKGSFVGDVAKDLGLQLPALSDRGSRSWATDRTQYFALHGKTGHLVTAERIDREQLCEQQLCESVQQCMLGCELIVEGQMEVYGIQVEITDINDNAPSFRDTETVMKIIETAAPGSRFPLPDAHDPDSGRNSLQSYELSDDEHFSLAVQAGPGGDQRPELVLAKALDREEAAFHELVLRAMDGGDPARTGTARIRVTVLDANDNAPVFSQAEYTVRVPEDVPVGSTLVTVTATDADEGLNGQVKYSLKKTTEKISQLYQLDISRGAISLLQSLDFEKDDCYELEVQARDGGGLFDTAKLTITVTDVNDNTPELTVSSALTEISEDAPSGTVVALLHVQDRDSGANGEVRCSAEASLLQSSKCRAATQPSQGFHEQSRGQWENVCSVPHVITQKNILGNHLEAVKGQRNRLESHLRRVTDSGSMGGAGEAGAAAAFEVVPRSAEAGYLVAKVVAVDADAGRNAWLSYELVQASEPALFRVGLHSGEVRTARAVSERDAAKQRVVAVVKDHGQPALSATATLHVVLAESLQEALPELSERPAGAEAAAAAAELQFYLVLALALLSALLVLSVALAVLARLRRAGPPAVLRCLGAQRFSLAGAAFPADFCEGTLPYSYNLCVAAPARAVPEAAWPPPPVPVLSAEELLGGDDCEKPSLGSSSVAGDMPAYPDATQVCKANSFLLRI